TCTTGCAATTGAACATATGCGCTATTATGCTGGCTGGGCTACAAAAATCGTTGGACAAACAATCCCTGTTTCTGGTGAATATTTTAACTATACACGCCATGAAGCTGTTGGTGTTGTCGGTCAAATTATCCCATGGAACTTCCCACTTCTTATGGCAATGTGGAAAATGGGTGCAGCCCTTGCAACAGGATGTACAATCGTTTTAAAACCTGCAGAACAAACTCCACTATCCGCTCTATACTTAGCTGAATTAATTGAAGAAGCTGGATTCCCGAAAGGCGTTATTAACATCGTTCCTGGATTCGGTGAAACAGCTGGACAAGCTCTCGTTAATCATCCACTCGTAGATAAAATTGCATTTACAGGCTCTACTCCAGTCGGCAAACAAATTATGAGACAAGCATCTGAATCGTTAAAACGCGTTACATTAGAGCTTGGTGGTAAGTCGCCAAACATTATTTTACCAGACGCTGACTTATCTCGAGCGATTCCTGCTGCCCTGTCTGGTGTTATGTTTAACCAAGGACAAGTGTGCTGTGCTGGGTCACGCTTATTTATTCCGAAGAAAATGTACGATAATGTCATGGCTGATCTCGTTCTATATTCAAAAAAATTAAATCAAGGCGCTGGTCTAAATCCAGAGACTACAATCGGACCTCTCGTTTCTGAAGAACAGCAAAAACGTGTAATGGGCTATATTGAAAAAGGCATTGCAGAAGGTGCTGAAGTACTTTGCGGAGGAAACAAACCATTCGATCAAGGTTACTTCGTTTCTCCTACAGTATTCGCTGATGTAAATGATGAGATGACAATCGCTAAAGAAGAAATTTTTGGTCCAGTTATTTCTGCATTACCGTTTAACGATATTGATGAAGTAATTGATCGTGCGAATAAATCACAATTCGGCTTAGCGGCTGGTGTATGGACAGAAAACGTAAAAACTGCACATTATATTGCAAGCAAAGTACGTGCAGGTACAGTATGGGTAAACTGTTATAACGTCTTTGATGCAGCATCTCCATTTGGAGGATTTAAACAATCTGGCCTTGGCCGCGAAATGGGATCTTACGCGCTGAACAACTATACAGAAGTGAAGAGCGTTTGGATTAACTTAAATTAACGAGAAAGAACCTGACCCTACTCGGTCAGGTTCTTTTCATTATGTATTCACTTACACTTGCAACCCACCGCTCACATTTAATACCTCTCCTGTAATGTAAGACGCATACTCTGATGCTAAAAAGGCAGCTGCGTTTGCAATATCTTCCGGTGTTCCGATTCTTCCAACTGGAATCGCTCCAACCATTTTCTCTTTTACTTTATCCGGTATTGTTTTTGTCATATCAGTATCCATAAACCCTGGACAAATCGCATTACACGTAATACCAAAACTTCCCACCTCTTTCGCTGCTGTTTTTGTTAAGCCTACAACCCCTGCCTTTGTAGCCGCATAATTTGCTTGTCCAATATTTCCTTCCCTACTAATAGAAGAAATATTAATAATCCGTCCATATTGTTGTTGTCTCATATAAAGAAGTGCTGGCTGCATACAATAAAAAACGCCAGTTAAGTTCACTTGTAATACTTGTTCCCAAGCAGACTTCTCCATCTTATGTAACATTGCATCTTTTGTAATCCCAGCGTTATTCACTAAAATATGTAATGTACCAAATTTTTGCACCGCATATTCAATTAACGACTTCGCTTCATTTTGATTACTCACATCACATCGATATAAGCTCACATCATACCCTTCATCTGATAATTCACGTGTCGTTTCTTGTAGCTTCTCTTCATTTACATCACTAATTAATACTTTAGCCCCTAGTTTTGCAAAAACTCGTGCAATTTCTTTTCCAATCCCCTGCGCAGCACCCGTTACAACAGCTGTTTTCCCATTCAACAAGTCCATCCCTATCCCCCATTTCTATTAGTTATATTGTATATTTCGGCTCTATGCTTTCCAAATCCTCTTTGTATAAAAAAGTCTATTTGTGTCAAACTAACTTTGCAACGCCGCATAAAGTGAAACTTTAATCAGTAGGGAGTTTGTTCATCCCCCACTGATTATTAGCCCTCACCAATCGGGTATTTACGGGCAGTTAATCTCCCACCTAGCTTCTTTGTTCCATCTGAATTTTGAGGTGGGAGTTTTACTACCCGTTTATGCGGGATAAAACACAAGGAGATTGTGTCGAATGAAAAAAAAGAATGTAAATCGAAACAAAACTGCCGATGGCATTGATGTTGAGTTCGCTCGCGAACTCGCTGACCACAATGACTTAGAAGCAAACGCACGTGCAAATGCCGCTGATGCACGTCAAAAACGCCAATCAACAGAAAAATAAGGCACTACAACGTTCCTTATTCTTTTCAACAGGGACCTACTACCCATCAAAATAAACCGAGAGTATCTCTCGGTTTATTTTCTATATTTCTTTACGTAGTGCGCTAAAGCAAGTAACGGATATATATGCCCATAACTATGGTAGCGAATATAAAAGCCACCCGGTAACCCTGTACCAGTAGGATATTTTTCATTCATAGTAGACTGCGCGAGCAAATATGAAATTCCTTTTCGAATAATCGGTGTTTCTTGATCGTAGTAAGAAATAAGTGCATCAAGTGCCCACGCTGTTTGTGACGGCGTGCTAAAGGGTAAAGAAATAATTTTTTTCTCTACACTACTTTGACAGGATTCTCCCCACCCTCCGTCTTCATGCTGTAAATGCTCGAGCCATGAAGCTGCTTTTTTCAACGATGGATGAGTAGAAGGCACTTCTACTGCACGTAAGCCTGTCATCGTTGCCCATGTCCCGTATATATAACATATCCCCCATTTTCCATACCATGATCCATTCTGTTCCTGTACATCCATTAACCATTTGATAGCTTTCTTTTTTCGCTCTTCAGACAATTCATTCGGTGCATACGTTCCGAATAATTCTAACACCCTACCTGTAATATCTGGTGTGGACGGATCGGTTATCATATCACTCGCATTTTCAATCGGCAAATTCGATAGTAACTTGCTCGTTACCCCTCGTTCAAAAGCTCCCCAGCCTCCATCATTGTTTTGCAATCCTTTTACCCATTTCACGCCTCTTCCCCAAGCCTTATCTACTCTATCATTCCCTCTACTTCGCGCTAACGCTCTAAGGACAGCCGTAGTATCGTCTATATCAGGGATCGTCGTATTAACATCTGAAAATCCCCAACCGCCAGCTACAAGTGATGATGCATGTACGCTCCAATCTACCTTTTTAGTTTGTTGTTTTTGCAATAAATACTCTGTCGCCCTTTGAATCATCTTATTTTCATTTGTAACTTTAGCTTCTTGCAATGAATAGCTAAGTAAAGCGGTATCCCATACGGTAGAAGGAGAATTTTGCAAATGACTTCCTCTGTCCATCTTCCATATATAAGATTTTAATCCTGTCACAGCTTTCTCAATAATTGGAGACTGAATAGAGTGCCCTAATGCAAGCAAAGCATAAATCATATAAAACGTAGCACTCGCGTAACTATACAAAGTTCCATTTTCATCTATACGCTCCTTCATAAAGCGCTCTACTTCTTCGTATCCTTTATGATGTAACGATAATGGATACGATATTACCTTTTTCACATCACCTACAAACGATTGAAACAGCGGAGACCGCTCCTCTCGAAACCATTGCCCACCCCCGCCTGCAATATGATTTAAATTTGGCAATAACTTTTTCTCTACACGGAATCTCTTATTCATACAAATCATCATCGGAATTAAATGTATACGCGCTGAGCTGCTTAGCTCAAATATACTGAGGGGGGAGTCATCTTGTAAAAATAAGATTGGCGTTGGAAAGTGAAAAAGCGCAGGAAATTCATATTCTCCATGAATCGCTAATAAAAATTTCGTCATAAAATGAGCACGAGAAACTCCCCCGTGTTCCTTAATAAACATTTCAGCTCGCCTCATATTCATATCTTCTTTCGAATATTTTTCCGAAG
This Bacillus mycoides DNA region includes the following protein-coding sequences:
- a CDS encoding YfhD family protein, which gives rise to MKKKNVNRNKTADGIDVEFARELADHNDLEANARANAADARQKRQSTEK
- the dhaS gene encoding aldehyde dehydrogenase DhaS produces the protein MSQLAVNLHEKVEKFLQGTKKLYVNGAFIESASGKTFKTPNPATGETLAIVAEAGREDIHKAVVAARMAFDEGPWSRMSTAERSRLMYKLADLMEEHKEELAQLETLDNGKPIRETLAADVPLAIEHMRYYAGWATKIVGQTIPVSGEYFNYTRHEAVGVVGQIIPWNFPLLMAMWKMGAALATGCTIVLKPAEQTPLSALYLAELIEEAGFPKGVINIVPGFGETAGQALVNHPLVDKIAFTGSTPVGKQIMRQASESLKRVTLELGGKSPNIILPDADLSRAIPAALSGVMFNQGQVCCAGSRLFIPKKMYDNVMADLVLYSKKLNQGAGLNPETTIGPLVSEEQQKRVMGYIEKGIAEGAEVLCGGNKPFDQGYFVSPTVFADVNDEMTIAKEEIFGPVISALPFNDIDEVIDRANKSQFGLAAGVWTENVKTAHYIASKVRAGTVWVNCYNVFDAASPFGGFKQSGLGREMGSYALNNYTEVKSVWINLN
- the fabG gene encoding 3-oxoacyl-ACP reductase FabG, whose protein sequence is MDLLNGKTAVVTGAAQGIGKEIARVFAKLGAKVLISDVNEEKLQETTRELSDEGYDVSLYRCDVSNQNEAKSLIEYAVQKFGTLHILVNNAGITKDAMLHKMEKSAWEQVLQVNLTGVFYCMQPALLYMRQQQYGRIINISSISREGNIGQANYAATKAGVVGLTKTAAKEVGSFGITCNAICPGFMDTDMTKTIPDKVKEKMVGAIPVGRIGTPEDIANAAAFLASEYASYITGEVLNVSGGLQV
- a CDS encoding terpene cyclase/mutase family protein → MLLYDKVREEIERRTTALQTMQRQDGTWSFCFEGALLTDCHMIFLLKLLGRNDEIEPFVKRLASLQTNEGTWKLYEDERGGNLSATIQAYAALLASEKYSKEDMNMRRAEMFIKEHGGVSRAHFMTKFLLAIHGEYEFPALFHFPTPILFLQDDSPLSIFELSSSARIHLIPMMICMNKRFRVEKKLLPNLNHIAGGGGQWFREERSPLFQSFVGDVKKVISYPLSLHHKGYEEVERFMKERIDENGTLYSYASATFYMIYALLALGHSIQSPIIEKAVTGLKSYIWKMDRGSHLQNSPSTVWDTALLSYSLQEAKVTNENKMIQRATEYLLQKQQTKKVDWSVHASSLVAGGWGFSDVNTTIPDIDDTTAVLRALARSRGNDRVDKAWGRGVKWVKGLQNNDGGWGAFERGVTSKLLSNLPIENASDMITDPSTPDITGRVLELFGTYAPNELSEERKKKAIKWLMDVQEQNGSWYGKWGICYIYGTWATMTGLRAVEVPSTHPSLKKAASWLEHLQHEDGGWGESCQSSVEKKIISLPFSTPSQTAWALDALISYYDQETPIIRKGISYLLAQSTMNEKYPTGTGLPGGFYIRYHSYGHIYPLLALAHYVKKYRK